CCTGCGCTCCATCGCCGGCCTCTGGAAGCCCCGGGACGGCTTCATCCGGTGCAAGGATGAGATATGGCTTGATACGGCATCAAAATTCCATCTCCCCACGCACCGGCGTCATGTGGGAATGGTCTTTCAGAATTATGCTCTTTTTCCTCATATGAGCGTAGGGCAAAATATCATGATGTCTTTGCGGCATCTTCCCACCGCTTTGCAGCGAAACAAGGTCGCAGACCTTCTCTCCAGCCTCCACCTCGAGGGATTGGGGGATCGAAAGCCCTGGCAGCTCTCTGGAGGCCAGAAACAGCGCGTGGCCATTGCCAGAGCTCTGGCCCGTGACCCCAAAGTGCTCCTGCTCGATGAACCCTTTTCGGCTGTGGACAAAGTGGTTCGAAACCAGCTTTACGAGGAACTGCTGGAATTGCGGCGTTCTCTGGAAGTCCCTATCCTTATCGTCACCCATGACTTTGAAGAGGCCTTACTGCTCGCGGATAAGGTCGTCGTGCTGCATCACGGGAAGACCCTGCAGAATGGCCCGCCCCGGCAGGTTTTCACCAAGCCTGAGAGCATCACGGTTGCGGCTTTGCTGGGGGCGAGAAACCTTCTCGGGGGCAAAGTGATCGAGCACCGTCTGCAGGCCCGGAAAACCATTATCGACTGGGATGGAACATTATTGGCTGTCGCCCTGAGGGAGGATCTCGAGAAGGGGAAAAGAGTTTGGTGGCACGTTCCGCCCGGTGAGTTGAGTATCCACCCCACTGGACACGAATGCCCCTGGCTGAATGGAAACTCGGTGACGGGCATCATCCGTCAGTCCACCGCTCTGTCTCCTCTCGTTCGTGTCATGCTGCAGGTGGATGGGAGGAAGGAGAAGGTTCTGTGTATCGAAACGGCTCATCCGTCTTTGAGGCAGAGCCCCCCGGAACCCGGACAGGCCCTGACGGTGAACATTCCGGAAAATGCAATTCAATTGATGAAACATGAAGAGTGAAGCATCAGAAATTCAACTCTGTCCATGGATTTGTCGATTCCAGACGCAACATTCGGGCGGTGTTTTTCAATTTCTCGTTGGATGGACAATGAAATGATAATGGGGTATTCTTTTATGTACTGATTCCTTTTTTAATTTTTTCGCTTACTTGTCAAAAGCAACTCTATTGAATTTAGAGTTGCTTTTCCATGAAAATCCCATAATTTTCAATGTATTGATATCGTCGGTTGCATCGAGAACGTATGCGACACCTCAGAGAGTAAGTGGAGAGCAAGGAAAGAGGATTTCAAAAAATCTTGATTTCAAGGATAAAATGAAGGAGTTGATGTGCCTGTTTCAAGTAGACTAAACCATCAGGAGAGACTGCCATGTTTGAGAAGATCGTTCTGTCCACGGATCTCTCGTCCGATTGGGACGATATAGTTGCCTGTGCAGAAGAGTTCAAAGTTTTGGGCTGCAAAGAGATTATCCTCACCCATGTGCTGGGGGCAAAGGGACTTGACGTGCACGACATGGAAACCTTTTTGTCTCCAGAAGGTCAGGCAAGACTCGAAGCACAAAAGAACCGCCTCGAATCCCAAGGATTTCGAGTGGCCGTGGAAACGCCGGCTGGGCTCCCTGCCCTGTCATTAAATGAAGTGACCCAGCGTCACTCCGCCTCCCTCATCGTGATGGGTTCCCACGGTAAATCTCCCTGGCGGGAGGCCATCCTCGGTTCGGTTTCCAACGCCCTTTTGCACCATGCAAGATTTCCCATCCTGCTCATCAACGTTAAACGACTCAGAGAAGAGGCGCTCGGCGCCATCTGTCAGTTGCGGACCACGGAGCTTTTGCGCCACGTGCTCTTCCCCACAGATTTTTCCGAAATAGCCGACGAGGCTGCCAAGGTTCTGGAATCCCTGGTTT
This region of Desulforhabdus amnigena genomic DNA includes:
- a CDS encoding ABC transporter ATP-binding protein: MIDTSVLTARLFDRNPIPLEAEISCNAGEILALVGPSGSGKTTVLRSIAGLWKPRDGFIRCKDEIWLDTASKFHLPTHRRHVGMVFQNYALFPHMSVGQNIMMSLRHLPTALQRNKVADLLSSLHLEGLGDRKPWQLSGGQKQRVAIARALARDPKVLLLDEPFSAVDKVVRNQLYEELLELRRSLEVPILIVTHDFEEALLLADKVVVLHHGKTLQNGPPRQVFTKPESITVAALLGARNLLGGKVIEHRLQARKTIIDWDGTLLAVALREDLEKGKRVWWHVPPGELSIHPTGHECPWLNGNSVTGIIRQSTALSPLVRVMLQVDGRKEKVLCIETAHPSLRQSPPEPGQALTVNIPENAIQLMKHEE
- a CDS encoding universal stress protein; its protein translation is MFEKIVLSTDLSSDWDDIVACAEEFKVLGCKEIILTHVLGAKGLDVHDMETFLSPEGQARLEAQKNRLESQGFRVAVETPAGLPALSLNEVTQRHSASLIVMGSHGKSPWREAILGSVSNALLHHARFPILLINVKRLREEALGAICQLRTTELLRHVLFPTDFSEIADEAAKVLESLVSKGLSEVTVLHTLEMVESHPTAVLRPDEGPPRSRLKIEEERFRKAGVPRVNSHFTKGHPISRILEALREGNFSLVLMGAQGKGLVSEIFLGSVAYNIARLAPCPVLLIPRAQEMKKDS